CATTACTTTGCGGATGACGGACTTTGGTTTTACTGTGCTCAATACCCTCGATTTCTAAATAGAGCTCATATTCATGGTGTTCAAGCCGGCCATTAAACTCTGTGCCCCGGTCCGTAAGTACACGCAGCAGCGGGATTTCCTGCTGTTCAAAAAATGGGATTACCCGGTCATTAAGGATATCAGCAGATGTGATGGCATGTTTACTGGTATACAACTTTGCAAAGGCGACCCGGCTGTAAGTGTCGATAAAAGTCTGCTGGTAAATACGCCCAACACCTTTGATGGTTCCAACATAGTAGGTGTCCTGGGAGCCAAGATAACCCGGGTGCTCTGTCTCTATTTCGCCATGAGCTTCCTGCTTTTCCCGCTTACGTTCCATGGCCATCATCTGGGCTTCTGTTAACACCAGACCTTCCTGAGCCATCCGGGCTTCTAATGCCTTCAAGCGTTTTTCAAACGTTTCTAAATCATGACGTTGCCACACACACCGAACACCTGCTGCTGAAATAAAAATCCCTTTGTAAGTACCCCCTTTTTCAGACAGCTATAAGTTGAGTATTTTTCTTTTCACCAGCCAACTTTTTGTATTCAAGCGGTGTCAGGTTGTCCAGTGACTCGTGTGGTCTTTTGTGATTGTATTCTTCCATCCATTCCTGTGTTAGTACCCTTACCTGGTAGAGATCAAAAAACAAATATGCATCCAATACAGCTTCCCTGTAAAGTCGGTTAAATCGTTCAATGTAGCCGTTTTGCATAGGCCTTCCGGGTTGGATATACAGGATACTAATCCCTTGTCCCTTCGCCCACAGTTCAAAATCCTTTGAGGTAAACTCCGGACCATTATCCACTCTTACGGCCATGGGCTTACCATTGCTTTCGATAACCCTGTTGAGTGTCCTGATCACCCGCCTTGAAGATATTGAGGTATCCACTTCAATAGCCAATGCCTCCCGGCTGCAATCATCGATTACATTGAAGGTTCTGAACTTCCGGTTACCTGTCTTGCTATCGCTCATAAAATCCATACTCCATACTTTATTTACCGTTTCGGGTTGTTGCAGGGGATGTTTTATACGTGCCGGGAGCCTTCTTTTACCCTTGCGTTTTTTGTTAAGTTTTAACTGCTTATACACACGATAAACCTTTTTATGGTTCCAGTTTTTTCCTGAGCGCCGTAAATATGCAAAGAGCTTTCTGAAGCCATACGATGGATGGGCAAATGCCAACTCCTGCAAGGCTTCTATTACTGCTGAGTCGTCCTTGACTGACGAATAATAATATTGGGATCGTGGTAATGAGATTATCTTACAGGCCCGGCTCACCGGTATCTTTCGCTCCTTTACAAGCTCCTTGCTTAATTGCCTTTTGGTGGCAGGGCCCAGCCTTTTTTTGAGAACAAATCCCTTAATATCTCGTTATCCATTGCCAGGTTCGCATACATGCGTTTTAATCGGGCATTCTCTTCTTCCAACTCTTTCATGCGCTTCACATCTGAGGCTTCCATGCCGC
The sequence above is a segment of the Niabella agricola genome. Coding sequences within it:
- a CDS encoding IS3 family transposase (programmed frameshift), which produces MKKTRFTETQIVSALKRQEGGIPTKELCRELGISEATFYNWKSKYGGMEASDVKRMKELEEENARLKRMYANLAMDNEILRDLFFKKRLGPATKRQLSKELVKERKIPVSRACKIISLPRSQYYYSSVKDDSAVIEALQELAFAHPSYGFRKLFAYLRRSGKNWNHKKVYRVYKQLKLNKKRKGKRRLPARIKHPLQQPETVNKVWSMDFMSDSKTGNRKFRTFNVIDDCSREALAIEVDTSISSRRVIRTLNRVIESNGKPMAVRVDNGPEFTSKDFELWAKGQGISILYIQPGRPMQNGYIERFNRLYREAVLDAYLFFDLYQVRVLTQEWMEEYNHKRPHESLDNLTPLEYKKLAGEKKNTQLIAV